The Anaeromyxobacter sp. Fw109-5 genomic interval CTTCTGCTGGAGCCCCTGCGCCTGCTTCTCGAGCGCGCCCTGCTTCTCCGACAGCTCGCCGAGCCGCTGCTGCGCCTCGGGCGGCAGCACCGTGCGCGGGTCGGGGAACAGCTTCGACAGGGCGTCGCGGATCTCCCGCGCCTTCGGCACCGCCTCCTCCACCGCCCGGTGCGCGTCGGCGACCCGCCCCGGGTCGCGCTTCATCATCGAGGGGGTCTGCTGCGAGAGCGCCGCGTCCTCCTCCAGGTAGCGCGAGAGCCGCTCCACCGACGGCGCCGCCCGCTGCGAGGTCTCCCAGGCGGCCCCCATCTCCTTCATCCCGAGGGCGCGCTCGAGGTCGGCGAGCGCCTCGCGCGACTGCTCGTACTCCACCTCGGAGCGGTAGGAGATGCCGGGCTGCGCCCGGTCCACGTCGCGGCGCGCCTCGCCGGCGAGCTTCTCGAGCCGCTCCACCTCCTGCTCGGAGGCCTTGGTCCGGTCCTGCAGCCGCTTGCGATACTCCTGGCGCACCTGCTCCGTCTCGGTGGCCGTGCGCTCCTGCTCGGCCTTCACCTTCTCGAGCTGATCCTTGAAGGCGAGCATCTCCTTCATGAGCGCCTGCGCCTTCTCGTCGGGCAGGCCGGCGGTGCGCTGCAGGCCGGCGAGCATCTGGTCCATGGACGAGGCCATCTCGTCGAGCGCCTTCATGGCCGCCTCGACGTCGCCCTTGGCGAGCAGCTCCTCGACCCGATCGAGCCCGCCCATGAGGTCCTTCGAGCGCTGCATCTCGGCGAGGGCCTCGGCGTTCATGTGCTCGTCGTTGAAGCCCTTCGAGAGCTCCGCCATCTGCGAGAGCAGGTCGCGCACGCGCTCCTTCATGCGGCCGATCTCCGCGAGGAGCTCCTGCTTCGCCGCGTCGCTCGGGGAGGCGCGGTACTTCTCGAGGAGCGAGGCGAGCTCGCGGCGGCGGCTGGCGAGGTCCTTGGCGAGCCGCACGAGGTCCTCGGCGCGCCGCTTGTCGAGGAGCTGCTCGAGGTAGAGGACGCCCTTCTCCAGCTCCTGGTCGAGGTTCGCGTCGAGCGCGGCCATCCCGCGGAGCAGCCCGGCGTCGGGCCGGATGCGCACGCGGATCGCCTGCGCCACCGAGGCGCGCGGGCCGGCGAGGCGCCCCTCGGCGCCGCGGATGGCGCCGGCCACGTTCTGGAGCGCGGCGGCGATCTCCTTCGGGCCGGCGCGGTCGCGCCGGATCTCGCGCGCCGCCTCCCGCATCCGCTCGTGCAGGTGGCGGGTGCGGACGTCGAGCTGCTGCACCGCCGCGAGCCGCTCGGCCGTGGTGATCGCGCCCGCCGAGAAGGTCTCCAGCCGGTCCCCGAGGACGCCGACCAGCTCCTCGAACACCTGGCGCGCCTTCTCGAGCACCTGCCGGCGGTGCTCCGCCTCGGAGTAGACCTTCAGCGTGTGCGCCTCGGTCCGGGTCTTCTTCGGGCCGGAGACGGTGTCCGTGTCGAGCACCTCGACCCAGTAGGTGAGCCGGTCGCCCTCGCGGAGCTTCTCCGCGGCGACGTCGAGCTCGTGGACGCCGCCGTCGCGGCGGAGCCCCTGCGGCCTGCGGAGCACGCGGCGCTGCTCCTCGCCCCCCGCGCGCTTCACGACCAGCGCGGCCTCGGACAGGCCGAAGTCGTCCTCCGCCTGCCACTCGATCCCGACGCGCGCGTCCGCGTCCGCCTCGAGCTCGCGCTCGGGGGCGGTGATGCGCACCTCCGGGAAGGCGTCGGCCTCGACCACGATCGGGATGGGCGGGCCCTCGGCCACCTCCTTCTTGCCGTCGAGGTAGCGGAAGCGGTAGCTGCCGCCGTCGGTGACGAGCAGGCGGCCGCGCAGGTCGCGCTGGCCGCTCACCGAGAGCGCGTAGCGCTTCACGGGGCTGCCGCGCTCCCTCGACTCGGCGCCGCCGCTGGCGGCGCTACGCTCGGGATGAGCGGGCGGGGTGGGTCCGGCCTCCTCTCGTCGATTCCCTTCGTCCCGAGCGTAGGGCCCGGTCCCGCCCTGCTCGCCCCGCGCGTCCGGGACCGGAGTCGAGGGATGAGCCTGGGTCACCGCCGGATCGACCTCGAGCTCGACCACGAGCTCCGCCTGCTTCACGTCGCGGTCCGCGCGCGTCTCCAGGGTCACCTCGGTGCCCTTGGGCGCGCGGATCTCGCCGCCGGTCCCCGAGAGCGTGCGCGGCTCCCGCTTCATGTACGCCGGGTACTGGAAGGTGAGCTGGATGTCGCCGGTGATCGGGTCTGCGGCGGGCGCGGGCGTGCCGGGCGGATCGCCGAGCAGCACGCGTCCGTAAGCGCGGACGAGCGGGGCTCCGGCGAGCAGGAAGGCGGCGGCGTGGACGGCGAGCACGGCGAGGAGGGCGAGCACCCCGCGGCGCGCCCAGCGATCGGGGACGGCGGCGGCGAGGTCCAGCTCGCGCGCCCGCGCGGCGGTCCGCGCGAGGTGCTCGTCCACGAGGGCCACCGAGTAACGCCCGCTCGCCTGGATGGCGTCTCGCTCGCGAGCGAGCTCGACCGAGGAGACGAGATCGGAGCGGAGCGCGGGCGCGTCGTGCGCGACCGTGCGCGCCGCCGCCTCCGGCGACCACGCGCTGCGGAGGAGCGCGCGCACCGCCAGCACGGCGGCGGAGACGACGGCGGTGCACGCCGCGGCGAGCACCACCGGGCGCAGCCCGGCGCGCACGCCCAGGAACGCCGCCGCCAGCGCGCCCGCGAGCACCACGCCGAGGCCCGCCGCGAGCCCGAAGCCGAGCGCGGCGAGCAGCACCACCCGGATCCGCCTGCGCCGCGCCCCGTCGAGGACGCGCGCGATCTCACCGTAAGCGACCGTCATCGGCCCTTTCGACCGTTCCCGCCCGACCCCAGCGGCTCATGGAGGATAACGCGGGGAGGTCCGAGGTGCCCCGACGGCGTCATCGGAGGGGTCGCGCCCACACGCGTCCGTTTGCGGGGCGTGCCGCGCCGGGTGTGCTACTTTCCGCCGTCCCAGTTGAATTTCCTTCAAGGAGCAGCCGTCCGACCGATGGTAGCCGACGACCTCGCGCTGGTCTCCAAGGCCCAGGCCGGCGACCCCGACGCGTTCCGCGCGCTGGTCGTCCGCTACCAGAGGAAGGTGTACGCCTTGGCGCTCGGCATCGTGAAAGACGGGGATCTCGCCTGGGACGTCGCCCAGGAGGCGTTCGTGCGGGTCCACGGGCACCTGGGCTCTTTCGAGGGCAAGTCGTCGTTCTCGACCTGGGTCTTCCGCATCGCCACCCACCTGTCGATCGACGCGGTCCGGCGCGAGCGGAGCGCGCAGAAGGACGACGTGGACGAGGTGCGCGAGGTCGATCTGTCCGAGGCCGGCGAGGGGATCCTCGCCACCTCGCTCGGCAACGACCCCGCCGAGAACGCGCTCCGCCGCGAGATGGCGGAGAAGATCCACGCCGCGCTCGCGACCTTGCCGGAGAAGCACCGCACCATCCTCGTGCTGCGCGAGGTGGAGGGGCTCTCCTACGAGGAGCTCGCCGAGCGGCTCGGGATCCACAAGGGGACGGTGATGAGCCGCCTCTTCCACGCGCGAAAGAAGATGCAGGCCGCCCTGCGCGACTACGCGGAGCGCCCGGAAGTGGAAGCCGAGGACGAGGAGTCCGCGCCATGAAGGACTGCGTCCGCTACGCCCCGATGCTCGGCGCCCGCGAGGGCGATCTCTCCCCCGAGGAGCAGCGCGCGCTCGACGCGCACCTCCAGGCCTGCCCCGCCTGCCGCGCCCTCGCCGCCGACCTGGCCGCGCTCGACGGGCTCGTGGGCGAGTCGCTCATGGCGCGCGCGAACGCCCGCGACTTCGCGCCCTTCGTGGACGGGGTGATGGCGCGCGTGGGCGTGCAGGGATCCGCGCCCGCACGCCGGCACGGGTTCCTGGGGTGGTTCCGCGCGCACCCGCGCGCCGCGCTCGCCTCGCTGGTGCCGGTTCTGGCGGCGGTCGCTCTCGTCGTGTACGTTCGCATCGAAGGCGACGACGGCCAGATCGCGCTCTTCGAGATGGCGACCGAGGGCGAGGTGACCATGGTGCTGCAGACGTCCGACGGCCCCGTGGTGCTGCTCGGCGAGGAGCATTCGTGAGCCGCCGCCCAGGAGGCCTGGTGACCCGCACGTTCTTCGCCGCGACGCTCTGCCTTCTCGCCGCGCTCGCGTCCGTGTTGCCGGCCGCCGCCCGCGCCGAGGTCCCGGTCGCGGTCCGCGTCATCAAGGGCTCGCGCCAGGGCCCGCCCAAGATCGATCCGCGCCTCGACGACCTGCGCCGGCAGCTCTCGCCGCTCGCGTACGTCCGCTGGGAGCAGGTGAGCGAGAAGCGCCTCGACCTCGACCGCGGCCGCACCGAGTTCGTCGAGCTGCCCGACGGCGACACCGCCGCGCTCACGCTGCAGGAGCGGCACGGCGACACCGTCACCTTCGAGGTGGCGCTCACCTCGCGGAACACGCAGTCGCGGCTGACCGTGCAGAAGGGCCAGCGCATCGTGCACCAGGTGACCGGGGAGAAGAAGGGCTCGGCCCTCTTCCTCACCGTGAACGCGTGGCCGTAGCGGAAGCTCCGGCCTACCCGTACCGATACTGGTAGTGATACCCGTTCCGCCGCCCCAGGCCGCGGTCGAGGTGCACGCCGTTCAGCACGAGGCCGTGCACGCGCACCCCGCCGCGGGCGAACGCGCGGAGGGAGGCCGCGATCTCGCGGAGCGGGTGCTCGCCGGCGCGCAGCACGAGCAGGTTCACGCTGGCGTGACGCCCGATGACGGCGGCGTCGGTCACCGCCAGGATGGGCGGCGTGTCGAGGAGCACGAGCTCGAAGCGGCCGGCCAGCTCCTGGAGGAGGCGCGCGAAGCGCTCGCTGGAGAGGAGCTCGGCGGGGTTCGGCGGGATGGTGCCGGTCGGCAGGAAGCGCACGTTGTTCGACGAGGTCGGGCGGATCGCCTCGTCCAGGGAGACGTGGCCGCCGATGACGTCGGAGAGGCCGCGCGCGCGGTCGGTGCCGTAGTACTCGTGCAGGTGGCCGCGGCGGAGGTCGGCGTCCACCACCACCACCTGCTTGCCGGCCTCGCCGAGCAGGTGGGCGAGGTTCGCCGAGACGAACGACTTGCCCACCCCCGGCGCCGGGCCGGAGAGCGAGACGATCCCGCTCGAGGCCTCGAAGAGCGCGAACTGCAGGCTGGTGCGCAGGCTGCGCAGGCTCTCGACGGCGAGGTCCTTGGGATCGACGTCGGCGAGGATCGGGACGGGGACGCGCTCGCGGCGCGCGCGCCGGTCGGCCTCCACCTGCCGCTCGCTGAACGGGACGCTGGCGTGCACGCCGATGCCGGTGGCGCGCTCGAGCGCCTCCGGATCCTCCACGCCCTGATCGAAGGCGCGGCGCGCGAAGGCGAGCCCCACGCCGCCCGCGAGCCCGAGGAAGAGGGCCAGGGCGAGCACCCGGGCGCGCTTCGGCGCGACCGGCTCCACCGGGACGATGGCGGCGTCGAGGATGCGGACGTTGCCGATCGTCCCCTCCTTCACGACCTTCAGCTCCTGGGCCTTGTTGAGGAGCATGAGGTACAGCTCGTTCGCGACCTTCACGTCGCGCATGCGCCGCGCCGACTCCATCTCGGCCTCGGGCAGCTTCTTGAGCCGCTCGTCCAGCGTGGCGCGCTCGGACTCGAGGCGGCGGACCTTCTGGCCGAGGGCGACCAGGGCCGGGTGCGTCTCGGTGAACTTCAGCCGCAGGGCGGCGTACTCGACCTGGACCTCGGAGAGCGCCTTCTCGATCTCCACCGCGCGCGTGACCGCCGCCTGCGTCTCGAGCGAGACGTCCACGCCTCCCTTGCGGGAGCGGTAGCTCTCGTACTCGGTCTCCGCCGCGTCGAGGTTGCCGCGCAGCTCGGGGAGCTGCCCCTCGAGGAAGGCGAGCGTCTTCTCGGCCTCGGCGCTCCTCCGCTCCACGTTGCGGCGCACGTACGCGCGGGAGAGCGAGTCCAGGATCGCGGCCACCTGCACCGGATCGTCCCCCTCCAGCGCGAGCTGGAGGATGCCCGTCTTCTTGCCCTTCTCCGAGATGCGCAGCTGCTCCTGCAGGTCGGCGATCGCCGCGTCGCGGCGCAGCCGGGCGACGCCGAACTCCGTGCCCGGCCGGGCGACGAGCGCGGCGACGAAGGCGCCGGCGCCGTTCCCCGAGGCGGCCTTCCCGACCTCGCCCTCGAGGAGCGTCTCGCCGTCCGGACCGCGGAGCGCGTAGCGGCCGCCCTCGCCGGCGACGAGGGTGAGCGGCTCGCCGTAGAGCCGCTCCGGCAGGTCGAGCCGGTCGAGCTTCAGCTGCTCGCCGCCCCAGCCGAACGACGACAGCCCGAGGAACGCCCCCGCGACGCCGTCCTCCGCGTCGTGGCGGCGGGCGAGGAAGCCGCCGAGGAGCGGGAAGCGGCTGGGCCGCGCGACGAGGTCGAGCCTCAGGCCGTCCACGGCGTCGCCCAGGATCGCGCGGGAGCGGAGGATCTCGATCTCGGCCTCGGCGGGCGTCGAGTCGCCGAACGCCGCGGTGAGATCGCCGAGGAGCCCCGTCCCCGCCTTCTGATCCTCGACCTGCACGAGCACGTCGGAGCGGAAGACGGGCGTGGCGAGGAGCGCGTAGGCGCCGCCGAGCGCCGCCGCGGCGACGACCGCCGCCGCGATGAGCTTGCGGGCCCCGACGAGCACGTCGAGGTACTCGCTCAGCGACGGCTCGTCGTCTCCCGGCTCCGGCGCCGAGAAGAGCTCGTCTGGAGCGCGCGTCTTCGGGGATGCGCCCGGGAGGACCTCGAGCGCCACGTCTCCTCGCTTCGACATTCGACTAGTTCCCTATGACCACGTCTCTGCTGCGGTCGAAGGCGTCCACGCCGTACCAGAGGGTCTGGAGCGTGGGCAGGACCTGCGTGATGATGCGGTTCCAGTTGGTGAGGCCGTACGGCGCCACGTAGACGACGTCCTGCGGCTCGAGCTGGAAGTGCGTCGCGAGCAGCATCGCGTCCGCGCTCGACGCGTCGAGGCGGTAGACCCGCGGCGTCTCGTAGCGTCCGCGGAACACGAAGATGTCGCTCGGGTTCGAGGTGGTCGGGTCGAAGCCCTCCGAGTCCCCGATGGCCTCAGCGAGGCTCATCCGCCCGCGGGCCATGACCTTGGACGACGGCCGCTGGACCTCGCCGAGCACGAAGACCTTGTTCTCCTCGCGCGACGGGACGTGCACCACGTCGCCGTCCTGGAGGAGCCAGTTCTGCGAGCGATCCCCCTCGTCGTAGAAGGCCTGCAGGTCGAGGCGATAGGTGCGGCCCGCGCGAGTGAGGACCACGCCGCGCGTCCACGCGTTCGGGGTGAGCCCCTCCGCGGCGCCGATCGCGTCCTGCACGCGGAGCGGCACGTCGGTGATGGGGAGGGTCGAGGGCCGCATCACCTCGCCCGTCACCTCGATGCGCTGCCCGCGGAACGCCGCGATGCGCACGTCGAGCTGCGGGTTCTCGATCACCCGGCGCAGCCGGTCGGCGATGAGGGTGCGGACCTCGGGGAGCGTCTTGCCCGCGACCTCGATCACGCCCACGTGCGGGTAGAACATGGTCCCGTCCGCCTGCACCGCGTTGCCGAAGGTCTCGGCGGCGCGGAACTCGCCGGCGGGGATGGTGAGCTCGGGGTGATCCCAGACGATGACCGACAGCACGTCGTAGGGGGCGATGCGGTACTGCCAGCTCGCGGCCTGCTCGGCGAGGGGATCCTTCGGCCGCGCCGTCGCCGCCTTGCTCCGCGCCTCCGCCTCGTCCAGCAGGACCTTCGACGTGATCTGCACGATCGCGATGGGCTGCTCGGCCGTGCCGCGCGCCTCGAGCTGCCGCTGCTTGAACTGCAGGCCCGGGGCGACGGACGAGCAGGCGGTGAGGAGCCCGGCGAGCGCGAGGACACCCGCGTTGACGTGGGTCGGCGCGCTCACGACGCCCTCCAGAACGCCCGGTCGAAATCCTCGAGCCCTCGGTCGATGAGGGCGAGCGCCTGCTCGAAGGCGGCGCGGGGCTGGCGATAGGGATCCGGCACGTCGAACCCTCCGAACTTGCCGATGCGGTGGACACGCCCGCGCGACGAGGGCGCGAGCGCCTCTATCTGCTTCTGGTGACCGGACTCCATCACGAGGACGAGGTCCGCCGCAGCGAGGATCTCGGGGGTGAGCTGGCGGGCCCGGTGTCCCGAAAGGTCCAGCCCGCGCTCCTTCATGAGGTCGACCGCGATGGGATCCGCGCCCCGCCCCACCAGCGCACCGAGCCCCGCCGACTCCACGTTGCCCCGCCCGCGCGCCGCGAACCTCGCGCGCAGGAGCGCCTCCGCCATGGGGCTCCGGCAGATGTTGCCCACGCACACGATGAGGACCCGGTCGAGCATCTCTTCACTTGGCGGCAAGGCGGGCGTCGTTTCCGCGCGAGCCGTGCTCGCGGGCAGCGTATCTCCGCTCGTCCTGAGCCTGTCGAAGGACGAGCGGGACCGCTGCGGCCGCCCGTCTACCCGTCCGGTACCCCCCGGACTGGACGTGCAGGGTACCGGCCCCGCGCCCCGCCGTCTACCCCGCCCGGAGCTGCCGCTCCACGAGCCGCTGGTAGAGCCCGCCCCGCGCCACCAGCTCGCGGTGCGGCCCCGATTCCACGATGATTCCGCCCTCGATGACCACCACGCGATCGGCGCTCGCGACGGTCGAGAGCCGGTGGGCGATGATCACGGTCGTCCGCCCGGTCATCAGGCGGGCGAGCGCATCCTTCACCAGCGCCTCGGACTCGGAGTCGAGCGCGCTCGTGGCCTCGTCGAGGAGCAGGATGCGGGGGTCCTTGAGGACCGCGCGCGCGATGGCGAGCCGCTGGCGCTGCCCACCGGAGAGCTGCTGTCCGCGCTCGCCCACGCGCGTCGCGTAGCCCTCCGGGAACCCCCGCACGAAGATGTCGGCGTGAGCCGCGCGGCAGGCCGCGACCACCTCCTCGTGCGTCGCGTCCGGCCGGCCGTAGCGCACGTTCTCCTCGACGGAGGCGGAGAAGAGCGTCGGCTCCTGCGGGACGACGCCGATCTGCGCCCGCAGCCAGGTGGGATCGAGGGTGCGGAGGTCGTGGCCGTCGAGCGTGATGCGGCCGGCGACGGGGTCGTAGAGCCGGCCGAGGAGCGCCGCCATGGTGGACTTGCCCGAGCCGGAGGGACCGACGAGCGCGACCACCTCGCCCGGCGCGATGTGCAGGTCGATCCCGCCCAGCACCTCGACGTCGGGGCGCGCCGGGTAGGAGAAGCGCACGCGGTCGAAGGCGATCCGCCCCTCGCAGCGCGCCGGCCGCAGCCCGCCCGCGACCGGCATCGCCGGCACGCGGTCCATGAGCGCGAACACCCGCTCCGCCGCGCCGATCCCCTTCATCGCCTCCGCCCAGAGGTCGGCGAGGCTGCCCAGGCTCATGGCGATGAGGAGGGTGTAGACGAGGAACGCGGTGAGCGCGCCGGCGGTGAGGTCTCCGCGCGCCACGAGCTTGCCGCCGTAGCCGAGCACCGCGGCGATGGCGAGGTACACGCCCGCCGAGGCGCCGCCCATGAACAGCGAGCCCGCCCGCGCCCGGCGCCGGGCCGCGTCGTAGGAGGCGGCGATGGCGGCGTCGTAGCGGCCGCGCTCGGCCGGCTCGGCGTTGAAGGCGCGCACCGTGCGCATCGAGGAGAGCGACTCCTCGGCGACGTGCGAGGCGTCGGCGAGCGCGTCCTGGTAGCGGCGCGCGAGCGCTCGGACCTTGCGGCCGTAGATCACCGACCCCACCGCGATGGGCGGGACGACGAGCAGCATCACCACCGTGAGGCGCGGGGAGGTGACGAAGAGGAGCGCGATGCCGCCGAGCGCGGTGATGACGTGGCGGAACACCATCGACACGTTCGCCGCGACGAGGCTCTGGATGGTCGCGGAGTCGGTGCCGAGCCGGGAGATGAGCTCGCCCGTGCGCGACGAGTCGAAGAAGCCGATCTCCTGGTCGAGGAGGCTCCGGTAGAGCCGCTCCCGCACTCGCCGCACCCCGCGCTCGCCCGCGAGCGAGAAGAGGAGGTGCCGCCCCGCCACCGCGAGCCCCTGCACGATGGCGATGACCGCCAGCACCCCCGCCGCGCGCGTGACCGCCCGCGGGTCCTCGCCGGCGATGGCCCCGTCCACGATGAGCCGGATGCCCTGCGGGTACACGAGAGACAGCGCCGCGCCCGCGACGAGCAAGACGGTTCCGACGGAGAGCGCCGGCAGCTCCTCCTTGAGGAGCCCGCCCAGGCGGCGGACGACTGAGGTGCGGGGCTGGTCGGGCATCGGGTCCGGGAGTCTTAACTCGTCCGCTCGCCCGAAGCCTGTCGAAGGGCGGGCGGACCGACGGGCACACTCCCGTTCGTCCTGAACGTCGGCCGCGCGCAGCGCGGCCAGAGTCGAAGGACGAACGGCTCAGCTCGCGCACTCCCCCTGGCTCGTCTCCGGCCGAAACGCGGCGTCCTCTCCCAGATCCACCGTGTCCTCCGCCCGGAGCGTGGCTGCGTCGAGCTCGGCGAGGTCCGCGAGCGCCGCGCGCGCCCGGGCCGGCTCGACCCGCGCGAAGAACGCGGGCGCGTCCTCGCCCTCCGCGCGCTCCGCCCGATAGAGCGCCGCCAGCCGCTCGAGCGCCTCGGGCACGCGCCGGGCCGGGATCTTCGCGGCGAGCCGACCGAACCGCGCGCCGCCGGAGGACACGCCGCCGCCGAGGAGCACGAAGTACTGGGGCACCGCCCTGCCGTCCACCTTGCGCGCGCTCCCCTGGAAGCCGATCGTCGCGACGTGGTGCTGACCGCAGCCGTTGGGGCACCCGCTGACCTTCAGCTCCGCCCCCGGCAGCGCCGCGGCGAGCTCGGGCCGCTCGCGCAGGTGCGCCTCGAGCAGCCGCCCCAGCCCGCGCGACTGGGTCACCGCGAGCTTGCAGCTCTCCGCGCCCGGGCAGCTCGTCACGTGGTCGGCGGTCCCCGCGCCGGCGCGCCCGAGACCGGCCGCCGCGAGCCGCGCGTGCAGCGCCGGCACGTCACCCTCGCGCACCCAGCGCAGCACCGCGTCCTGCTCGCGCGTGAGCCGGACCGCCCCGTCGCCGTACGCGAGGGCCAGGGCGCCGAGGACGCGGAGCTGCGCGGCGGTCGCGTCACCGAGCGGCAGGACGACCTCGACCGCCACGAACCCGGGCTGTCGCTGCCGCCGCACGTTCGTGCGCGTGAACGCGGCGAGCGCCGCCGGTGCGGGAGCGAGGTCGGGCGCGACGGCCGGCACGATGCCCGGGCCGCGAGGCACCTGCGCCCGCACCCGCGCCGCGATCTCCTCGGGCGACGGCGCCGTCGGGCGGTCGTGCCCGGGTGCGCCCTCCACGGGCGGCCGCTCCGGATCGAACGGCAGGCGCGGCGCGCCCTCCGCCTCGACGCGCGCCCGCTCCGCCTCGACCTCCGCGCGGAAGCCCTCGAAGCCGAGCTTCCGCACGAGGAACTTCATGCGGTTCGCGTGGCGATGGACGCGATCGCCGAGCCGGTGGAACACGCGGAGGATCGCCTCCGCGAGCGCGAGCACGTCGCCCGCCGGGAGGTGCTCCACCAGCACCTCCGCCGAGACCGGGACGGTCGAGGTCCCACCGCCCGCGCGGACGAGGAAGCCCTTCTGCCCGTCCGACCCGAGCCGCGCGTACAGGCCGATGTCGTGGATCGCGCCCGCGGCGTGATCCTCGGCGCAGCCCTCGAAGGCGATCTTGAACTTGCGCGGCAGCGAGGACGAGAGCGGATGGCGCAGCAGGTGGCGCGTGAGCGCCTCGGCGTAGGGGGACACGTCGAACGGCTCGTCGGCGGCGACCCCGGCGAGCGGGCACGCGGTCACGTTCCGCACGGAGTTCCCGCACGCCTCCCGGGTCGTGAGCCCCGCCTCCGCCAGCCGGCGCAGCGCGGCCTCCGCGCCGTGCGCGGTGACGAAGTGGAGCTGGACGTTCTGGCGGGTCGTCACGTGGCCGAAGCCGCGGCTGTGGTGCTCGGCGACCTCGGCGAGCGCCTCGAGCTGGGCGGCGGAGAGGAGGCCCTGCGGGATCTTCACCCGCTGCATGTGCACGCCGTCCTGACGCTGGCCGTAGGTGCCGTGCAGGAGGCGAAGCTGGCGCCACCCCTCCGCGGAGAGCTCGCCCCGCTCGAAGCGCCCGAGGGCCTCGAGGTAGGCGTCGAGATCGCCCTGCTCGGCGAACGAGCGGTGGCGGGTGGACGTGGCGGCGTCGCTCATCGGCTCTCCTCGGCCGGCGCGCCCCTCGCGCGCGGATGGTCGTCCGTCATAACGGACGGCCCCGCGCGCGCCCTGGAAAATGTCGATGGATCGGGCTGACGTGCTGGGTGCCGTGTCAGCCAAACGGCTCCGCTCGCCCTGAGCCTGTCGAAGGGCGAGCGAGCAGGCTCAGCGCCGCAGCCCCACCACCCGCCGGAGCCCCTCGACCGGCGTCAACCTCGCCGGCCTGTCGATCCGCTCCAGCGCGTCCGCCACGTGCTCGCAGAGGAGCTCGACGGCGATCTCGGTGTCCCGGTCGATGAAGGCCCGCCCGTCGTCCCAGCCCAGCTCGAGGTGCGTGTCGCCCGGCCGCTCCGGCAGGAGCCCGTACCGCGCGCGGAACAGGTCGAGCCCCGCGTCGTCGAAGCCCGCCGAGTACGCGTCAGCGTTCGCCGCGTCGCCCGGGAGGTGCAGCGCGATGGCCCGCGCCTCGAGCACGGTCGCGGCGAGCCGCAGCGAGTCCCACACCTCCCCGAGCCCGCTCGCCTCGCGCAGCCGCGCGCCCAGGCGGCGAATCGACGCGCGCACCTCGAGGTTCCTGCGCCGGTCCTCCAGCATCCGCTGCGTGTCCGAGAGGTTCACCTGGACGAAGCCCAGCCGCCGCAGCGCCAGGTAGGCGACCGCCGCGAGCGCGAGGAGGAACAGGATGGCCTGCGACGCCGTGCTGTACGCGACGGAGATGGCCACCGCGCCGAGCACGGCGCAGGCCCCGTAGATGACGAGCACCGTCTGCTTGTGGCTGAGGCCGAGGTCGAGCAGCCGGTGGTGGATGTGCCCGCGGTCGGCCGAGAAGAGCGGCGCCCCGCGCGCGGCCCGGCGGGCCATGGCGAGGAGCGTGTCGGCGATGGGGACGCCGAGGGCGATGATGGGGACGAGGAGCGCGACGGCGCTCGAGGACTCGCGGTTCGTCTGGATGGCGGTGGTGGCGAGGACGAAGCCGAGGAACATCGACCCCGTGTCGCCCATGAAGATGGTCGCCGGGTTGAAGTTGTAGAAGAGGAACCCCAGCACCGCGCCCGCCAGCGCCGCGGTGAAGAGCACCATGAGCGGCTCGCCGCCCCGGAGCGCGACCACGCAGGTGGTGGTGACGGCGATGAGCGCAACTCCGCCCGCGAGCCCGTCGAGGCCGTCGATGAGGTTGAGCGCGTTGATGACGCCGGCGATCCAGAGGAGCGTGAACGGGAGCCCGAGCATGCCGAGCTGGATGTCCGGGCCGAACGGGTTCGCGATGACGTCGATGCGGTAACCGAGCCAGTACATGAGCCCGGCGACGCCGAACTGGACCGCGAACTTGGTCTTGGCGTTCGCGCCCTTGAGGTCGTCCAGGACACCGAGCGCCGCGATGGCGAGCCCGCCCGCGAAGAGCCCGAAGGCGCGCCGGGGCATGGCGTAGAACTGGCCACCCACGCCGCTGTTCACGAAGAGCAGCGCGACGAGCGGCGCGAAGAAGGCGAGGACGATGGCGATCCCGCCGAGGCGGGGGATGGGCTTGCCGTGGACCTTGCGCGAGGTGAGGGCGTGATCGAGCGCACCCATCC includes:
- a CDS encoding DUF4175 family protein, translating into MTVAYGEIARVLDGARRRRIRVVLLAALGFGLAAGLGVVLAGALAAAFLGVRAGLRPVVLAAACTAVVSAAVLAVRALLRSAWSPEAAARTVAHDAPALRSDLVSSVELARERDAIQASGRYSVALVDEHLARTAARARELDLAAAVPDRWARRGVLALLAVLAVHAAAFLLAGAPLVRAYGRVLLGDPPGTPAPAADPITGDIQLTFQYPAYMKREPRTLSGTGGEIRAPKGTEVTLETRADRDVKQAELVVELEVDPAVTQAHPSTPVPDARGEQGGTGPYARDEGNRREEAGPTPPAHPERSAASGGAESRERGSPVKRYALSVSGQRDLRGRLLVTDGGSYRFRYLDGKKEVAEGPPIPIVVEADAFPEVRITAPERELEADADARVGIEWQAEDDFGLSEAALVVKRAGGEEQRRVLRRPQGLRRDGGVHELDVAAEKLREGDRLTYWVEVLDTDTVSGPKKTRTEAHTLKVYSEAEHRRQVLEKARQVFEELVGVLGDRLETFSAGAITTAERLAAVQQLDVRTRHLHERMREAAREIRRDRAGPKEIAAALQNVAGAIRGAEGRLAGPRASVAQAIRVRIRPDAGLLRGMAALDANLDQELEKGVLYLEQLLDKRRAEDLVRLAKDLASRRRELASLLEKYRASPSDAAKQELLAEIGRMKERVRDLLSQMAELSKGFNDEHMNAEALAEMQRSKDLMGGLDRVEELLAKGDVEAAMKALDEMASSMDQMLAGLQRTAGLPDEKAQALMKEMLAFKDQLEKVKAEQERTATETEQVRQEYRKRLQDRTKASEQEVERLEKLAGEARRDVDRAQPGISYRSEVEYEQSREALADLERALGMKEMGAAWETSQRAAPSVERLSRYLEEDAALSQQTPSMMKRDPGRVADAHRAVEEAVPKAREIRDALSKLFPDPRTVLPPEAQQRLGELSEKQGALEKQAQGLQQKLAELMQQAPIFPPDAQGQLGESRGHMGEAATELGNRNPQRGHGEQQLALDALSRFQKGLEEAAKNQGKGGGSGMGFPFPFGEQGGGEEMGDGREASREKVKIPGAEAYKVPEEFRKDLLDAMRQGAPERYRGEVQRYYEELVK
- a CDS encoding sigma-70 family RNA polymerase sigma factor; this encodes MVADDLALVSKAQAGDPDAFRALVVRYQRKVYALALGIVKDGDLAWDVAQEAFVRVHGHLGSFEGKSSFSTWVFRIATHLSIDAVRRERSAQKDDVDEVREVDLSEAGEGILATSLGNDPAENALRREMAEKIHAALATLPEKHRTILVLREVEGLSYEELAERLGIHKGTVMSRLFHARKKMQAALRDYAERPEVEAEDEESAP
- a CDS encoding zf-HC2 domain-containing protein; protein product: MKDCVRYAPMLGAREGDLSPEEQRALDAHLQACPACRALAADLAALDGLVGESLMARANARDFAPFVDGVMARVGVQGSAPARRHGFLGWFRAHPRAALASLVPVLAAVALVVYVRIEGDDGQIALFEMATEGEVTMVLQTSDGPVVLLGEEHS